A section of the Hemibagrus wyckioides isolate EC202008001 linkage group LG04, SWU_Hwy_1.0, whole genome shotgun sequence genome encodes:
- the LOC131351595 gene encoding uncharacterized protein LOC131351595 isoform X3: MPHVIIKLMILVAWFSQAQGLEIYPAKIYLGKSEGTLEFTCSTYGLQDALQRTSKFHIYLCRNGVGIKMKLSWQDATFCVDDTRRDNTGYYSCVYSVQKYNIDQVRQNGTNSIFVSVNDSFVPAEIASSQTHVITGSDVEFQCTSLNLPERNHKGNIYAVLYKNSTVIQMNIWDMRKNKARFVLKEVRIQDAGKYICFLMSEPLPFPKNVYGVNEVILDVTVSEYFNETIKITVGVLSLLLIILILGLVSWGVFQKKGQLQFCVLKSLERKKAVVALKATVIDLIFLLNTVITRERQR, encoded by the exons ATGCCTCACGTCATCATTAAACTAA TGATCTTGGTGGCTTGGTTTTCTCAAGCTCAAG GTCTAGAAATCTATCCAGCAAAGATTTATTTAGGTAAATCCGAAGGCACACTGGAGTTCACGTGCAGCACATATGGGCTGCAGGACGCATTACAGAGGACCAGCAAGTTCCATATTTACCTCTGTAGGAATGGCgttggaataaaaatgaaattgagTTGGCAAGATGCTACATTTTGTGTAGACGACACTAGAAGGGACAATACAGGATATTATAGTTGTGTCTATTCAGTGCAAAAATATAATATCGATCAAGTAAGACAAAATGGCACGAATTCCATCTTTGTTAGTGTAAACG ATTCCTTCGTCCCGGCAGAGATAGCCTCGTCTCAGACACATGTGATAACAGGATCCGATGTTGAATTCCAGTGTACCTCTTTAAATTTACCCGAGAGGAACCATAAAGGCAACATTTACGCCGTTCTGTACAAGAACAGCACTGTAATTCAGATGAATATTTGGGACATGAGAAAGAACAAGGCCAGGTTTGTTCTGAAAGAAGTCAGGATACAAGACGCTGGAAAATATATCTGTTTTCTGATGTCAGAGCCGTTACCTTTTCCTAAAAACGTGTACGGTGTCAATGAAGTCATCCTTGACGTTACTG TTTCAGAGTACTTTAATGAAACTATAAAGATTACTGTTGGTGTTCTATCCCTGCTGCTGATTATTTTGATTCTTGGACTGGTCTCTTGGGGAGTGTTTCAGAAGAAAGGTCAGTTACAATTCTGTGTATTAAAATCattggagagaaaaaaagctgTG GTTGCTTTAAAGGCCACAGTGATCg atTTGATATTTCTGTTGAACACAGTAATCACCCGAGAGAGGCAGAGATGA
- the LOC131351595 gene encoding uncharacterized protein LOC131351595 isoform X1 gives MPHVIIKLMILVAWFSQAQGLEIYPAKIYLGKSEGTLEFTCSTYGLQDALQRTSKFHIYLCRNGVGIKMKLSWQDATFCVDDTRRDNTGYYSCVYSVQKYNIDQVRQNGTNSIFVSVNDSFVPAEIASSQTHVITGSDVEFQCTSLNLPERNHKGNIYAVLYKNSTVIQMNIWDMRKNKARFVLKEVRIQDAGKYICFLMSEPLPFPKNVYGVNEVILDVTVSEYFNETIKITVGVLSLLLIILILGLVSWGVFQKKGCFKGHSDRFDISVEHSNHPREAEMNQAEMRNVHSFDSEWDQTSSSSASPSYTNTYQVRLWRFSRHKFSEPSQQKLVKILC, from the exons ATGCCTCACGTCATCATTAAACTAA TGATCTTGGTGGCTTGGTTTTCTCAAGCTCAAG GTCTAGAAATCTATCCAGCAAAGATTTATTTAGGTAAATCCGAAGGCACACTGGAGTTCACGTGCAGCACATATGGGCTGCAGGACGCATTACAGAGGACCAGCAAGTTCCATATTTACCTCTGTAGGAATGGCgttggaataaaaatgaaattgagTTGGCAAGATGCTACATTTTGTGTAGACGACACTAGAAGGGACAATACAGGATATTATAGTTGTGTCTATTCAGTGCAAAAATATAATATCGATCAAGTAAGACAAAATGGCACGAATTCCATCTTTGTTAGTGTAAACG ATTCCTTCGTCCCGGCAGAGATAGCCTCGTCTCAGACACATGTGATAACAGGATCCGATGTTGAATTCCAGTGTACCTCTTTAAATTTACCCGAGAGGAACCATAAAGGCAACATTTACGCCGTTCTGTACAAGAACAGCACTGTAATTCAGATGAATATTTGGGACATGAGAAAGAACAAGGCCAGGTTTGTTCTGAAAGAAGTCAGGATACAAGACGCTGGAAAATATATCTGTTTTCTGATGTCAGAGCCGTTACCTTTTCCTAAAAACGTGTACGGTGTCAATGAAGTCATCCTTGACGTTACTG TTTCAGAGTACTTTAATGAAACTATAAAGATTACTGTTGGTGTTCTATCCCTGCTGCTGATTATTTTGATTCTTGGACTGGTCTCTTGGGGAGTGTTTCAGAAGAAAG GTTGCTTTAAAGGCCACAGTGATCg atTTGATATTTCTGTTGAACACAGTAATCACCCGAGAGAGGCAGAGATGAACCAAG CTGAAATGCGGAATGTACACAG CTTTGATTCAGAATGGGATCAAACTTCCTCATCTAGTG CTAGTCCTTCATATACAAACACTTACCAG GTGAGGCTTTGGAGATTTTCCCGGCACAAATTTTCGGAGCCTTCACAGCAAAAGTTGGTGAAAATCTTATGCTAA
- the LOC131351595 gene encoding uncharacterized protein LOC131351595 isoform X2 gives MPHVIIKLMILVAWFSQAQGLEIYPAKIYLGKSEGTLEFTCSTYGLQDALQRTSKFHIYLCRNGVGIKMKLSWQDATFCVDDTRRDNTGYYSCVYSVQKYNIDQVRQNGTNSIFVSVNDSFVPAEIASSQTHVITGSDVEFQCTSLNLPERNHKGNIYAVLYKNSTVIQMNIWDMRKNKARFVLKEVRIQDAGKYICFLMSEPLPFPKNVYGVNEVILDVTVSEYFNETIKITVGVLSLLLIILILGLVSWGVFQKKGCFKGHSDRFDISVEHSNHPREAEMNQAEMRNVHSFDSEWDQTSSSSASPSYTNTYQVCEDQ, from the exons ATGCCTCACGTCATCATTAAACTAA TGATCTTGGTGGCTTGGTTTTCTCAAGCTCAAG GTCTAGAAATCTATCCAGCAAAGATTTATTTAGGTAAATCCGAAGGCACACTGGAGTTCACGTGCAGCACATATGGGCTGCAGGACGCATTACAGAGGACCAGCAAGTTCCATATTTACCTCTGTAGGAATGGCgttggaataaaaatgaaattgagTTGGCAAGATGCTACATTTTGTGTAGACGACACTAGAAGGGACAATACAGGATATTATAGTTGTGTCTATTCAGTGCAAAAATATAATATCGATCAAGTAAGACAAAATGGCACGAATTCCATCTTTGTTAGTGTAAACG ATTCCTTCGTCCCGGCAGAGATAGCCTCGTCTCAGACACATGTGATAACAGGATCCGATGTTGAATTCCAGTGTACCTCTTTAAATTTACCCGAGAGGAACCATAAAGGCAACATTTACGCCGTTCTGTACAAGAACAGCACTGTAATTCAGATGAATATTTGGGACATGAGAAAGAACAAGGCCAGGTTTGTTCTGAAAGAAGTCAGGATACAAGACGCTGGAAAATATATCTGTTTTCTGATGTCAGAGCCGTTACCTTTTCCTAAAAACGTGTACGGTGTCAATGAAGTCATCCTTGACGTTACTG TTTCAGAGTACTTTAATGAAACTATAAAGATTACTGTTGGTGTTCTATCCCTGCTGCTGATTATTTTGATTCTTGGACTGGTCTCTTGGGGAGTGTTTCAGAAGAAAG GTTGCTTTAAAGGCCACAGTGATCg atTTGATATTTCTGTTGAACACAGTAATCACCCGAGAGAGGCAGAGATGAACCAAG CTGAAATGCGGAATGTACACAG CTTTGATTCAGAATGGGATCAAACTTCCTCATCTAGTG CTAGTCCTTCATATACAAACACTTACCAG GTCTGTGAAGATCAGTGA